In the genome of Chryseobacterium sp. 52, the window CTATCGTTTTTTCAGAGAAATTCAGGAACAGGAAAAACTGGAATTCCTCGTTACGGCTCATCATCTGAATGACCAACTGGAAACTTTCATTATCAACCTTTCCAAAGCTTCAGGAATTAATGGACTTAGCGGAATTCCTGCAAACAGCAATCATACACTCCGCCCTCTTTTAAATTTTTCAAAAAAAGAAATCTACCGGTATGCGGAAGAAAACCATATTGATTTCCGGGAAGACCTTTCCAATAAAAAGAGTGATTATTTAAGGAATAAGATCCGAAACGAAATCGTTCCCAAGCTTTTAGAAACGAATGACCATTTTCTGGAAAATTTTAAAAAAAGTTCTTCTTACCTGAACCAGACTAAAGATTTTGTCCAGAAACAGATTGAAGATATTGAAAATAGGCTTACGGTATTTAACCCTGAGCATAAAATTTTATCCAAAGATAAGCTGGATCAGGAAACTGCTTTCGTAAAGTTTGAGATTTTAAAGAAATATGGGTTCGACCGCGAGGAAGAAATTCCTAAAATATTTACCGCAGAAAACGGAAGTTCTTTTTTTTCAAAAGAGTATCATTTGGTTATCCACAGAAATGAATTGATTTTTTCAAAACACAGCATATTGAATACTGTGAATGAAAATCCTGATGTTATTCCGTTAACCGTCAATGAAAATCTGGAAATGATCATTCCTGAAACAGTTCATCTTCAAAATTCAAAGGTGCCTTTCCCGGAATGGCAGTTTGATGCTGAAAAAATCGTTTATCCTTTAAAATTAAGAAGAAAGGAAAAAGGGGATCTTTTCTACCCTGCAGGGATGACGGGAAAAAAAACGGTTTCCAAGTTTCTGAGGGATGAAAAATTATCTCTTTTTGAAAAAGATCAAATCTGGATAGTGTGTGATGCAGACAATCAGGTTTTAGGAATACTTCCTTACAGACAGGATCGTAGATTTTCCGCCAATAAGCACACGGAAAAAGTGATGACAATACAATGGATAGAAAAAAAACCAATGCCTTAGCTCTTGCGGACTTTAAAAGAGACAGCAATACAGCCTTTGGTATTTTGTACGAAAAATATTTTGGCTACGCCAAAAAATTCGTGGTTAACAATAGCGGAAACCTGGAAGATGCGGAAGATATCTTTCAGGATGCACTCCTTATTTTGTATGAAAAATTATATGCTGACAACTTCAATGCATATGCCTGCTTGGGAAGCTACGTTATGGGAATTTCTAAAAATCTATGGCTTAAAAAACTGAGAAACAAAGATTTTATTCTGGAAGTAACCGAGGATTATTACGCAAAAAATCAGGAAGAAATTGATCTGGCTATAGAAAATGAAGTTCATTACTGGGACAGACTGGGCGTTTATATGAATTCTATTTCCTCACACTGCAAAAACTTAATTCAGGATATTTTTATGAAAAATAAAAGTATTGAAGAAATCCAAAATAAATATCAATATTCCAGCAAGCATAATGCCCAAAACCAAAAGCATAAATGTGTGGAACAAATCCGAAAGATAAAAGAAAAAGACAATTTATTACACTGACAAACAGTAATTTAAAAAAAATATTCAAAAAATCATCTATCTGTTGGGTGATTTTTTTTGTTTTTGGGAACTTCATAGTAAACAACAGTCTTATGTTTAAAACAATTGCATACACTTTGTGCCTTTTAATTGGAATTTCTATTAATTCACAAAGTAATAAAGGAATCAATTTTCAAAAAATTGATTTAGAAGCAGCCAAGAAAATCGCTGCGAAAGAGAACAAACTTATTTTCATTGATCTGTACACAACGTGGTGCGGTCCCTGTAAACTGATGGCGAAAAATACATTCACTGATCCCCGGATTGGTGAGGCTTTCAACAAAAACTTTATCAATCTTGCCATTGATGCAGAAAAAGAAGGAGTCAATCTGGTCAAAGAATTCAAGATTGTCAACTATCCTTCATTTTTATTTTTAGATCATACAGGAAAGCTGGTTCAATATGATTTTGGCTATTATAACGCGGAACAGTTTTTAGGAGTGGGAGCATCTGTTGTGAGTAAAGTTTCACCTCAAACCACTAAAACTATAGAGCAGGTAAAAGGAAAAATGGTTGGAGACAAAATCAACAACTTCTCAGCAAAAGACCATCTGGGAAATACGTTTTCGTCTTCAAAGGAGAAAGAGAAGCTCATTATTGTTTTTATTCGCGGACAATGGTGTCCTTACTGTAATAAGTACATTGAGACGTTACAAAATCTAAGTCCGGAATTAAAATCTAAGAATGCAAGACTGGTCATTATATCGCCAGAGAAACCGGAATTCATAGAGAAGACGATTAACAAAACAAAAACAGACTATACCGTTGTGTACGATGAAGGTTACAAAATTGCTGAAGCATTTGATGTACTTTATACGCCAAACAATGAAACACTGAATTTTTATAATTCCAGGCTGAAGGATGAGTTCACAGCAAGCAGATCAGACAATTCGGGAAGACTGCCTGTTTCTGCCACATTTATTCTTAATGAAAACAAGGAAATTACATGGCGCCATTTCAATCCGGATTATAAGGAA includes:
- the tilS gene encoding tRNA lysidine(34) synthetase TilS; this translates as MEKFSFKNELENLVRNPENHSYLLAVSGGADSMVMAALFQGLGLAFQIAHINYKLRGKDSDLDQKTVQDFCEKNHVQFHLYEVSEKDKKPENSIQLWARELRYRFFREIQEQEKLEFLVTAHHLNDQLETFIINLSKASGINGLSGIPANSNHTLRPLLNFSKKEIYRYAEENHIDFREDLSNKKSDYLRNKIRNEIVPKLLETNDHFLENFKKSSSYLNQTKDFVQKQIEDIENRLTVFNPEHKILSKDKLDQETAFVKFEILKKYGFDREEEIPKIFTAENGSSFFSKEYHLVIHRNELIFSKHSILNTVNENPDVIPLTVNENLEMIIPETVHLQNSKVPFPEWQFDAEKIVYPLKLRRKEKGDLFYPAGMTGKKTVSKFLRDEKLSLFEKDQIWIVCDADNQVLGILPYRQDRRFSANKHTEKVMTIQWIEKKPMP
- a CDS encoding RNA polymerase sigma factor is translated as MDRKKTNALALADFKRDSNTAFGILYEKYFGYAKKFVVNNSGNLEDAEDIFQDALLILYEKLYADNFNAYACLGSYVMGISKNLWLKKLRNKDFILEVTEDYYAKNQEEIDLAIENEVHYWDRLGVYMNSISSHCKNLIQDIFMKNKSIEEIQNKYQYSSKHNAQNQKHKCVEQIRKIKEKDNLLH
- a CDS encoding redoxin domain-containing protein, producing MFKTIAYTLCLLIGISINSQSNKGINFQKIDLEAAKKIAAKENKLIFIDLYTTWCGPCKLMAKNTFTDPRIGEAFNKNFINLAIDAEKEGVNLVKEFKIVNYPSFLFLDHTGKLVQYDFGYYNAEQFLGVGASVVSKVSPQTTKTIEQVKGKMVGDKINNFSAKDHLGNTFSSSKEKEKLIIVFIRGQWCPYCNKYIETLQNLSPELKSKNARLVIISPEKPEFIEKTINKTKTDYTVVYDEGYKIAEAFDVLYTPNNETLNFYNSRLKDEFTASRSDNSGRLPVSATFILNENKEITWRHFNPDYKERASVEDILKNL